A region of Falco peregrinus isolate bFalPer1 chromosome 13, bFalPer1.pri, whole genome shotgun sequence DNA encodes the following proteins:
- the ZDHHC15 gene encoding palmitoyltransferase ZDHHC15 translates to MALSRGLRCCQRAFAWLPVLIIALVVLWSYYAYVCELCLVTLSNPVEKVAYLIIFHILFVLFVWTYWKSIFTLPVQPGKKYHMSYADQERYENEERPEVQRQILAEIARKLPVYTRTGNGGIRFCDRCLLIKPDRCHHCSVCAICVLKMDHHCPWVNNCIGFSNYKFFLLFLAYSLLYCLYIAATVFKYFIKYWTGELTNGRSKFHVLFLLFVAVMFFVSLMFLFGYHCWLVSRNRSTLEAFSAPVFQNGPDKNGFNLGFVKNLQQVFGEEKKLWLLPIASSQGDGHFFPMRALCEAQNPLLANEEQWEDDGIDEEPHDSGEASSLAIEQET, encoded by the exons ATGGCTTTGTCGCGGGGGCTGCGGTGCTGCCAGCGGGCCTTCGCCTGGCTGCCCGTCCTCATCATCGCCCTCGTCGTCCTCTGGTCCTACTACGCCTACGTCTGCGAGCTGTGCCTGG tgactCTGAGTAACCCTGTGGAAAAAG tggCCTATCTTATAATATTCCATATTCTCTTTGTGCTCTTTGTGTGGACATATTGGAAGTCTATTTTCACTCTCCCGGTGCAGCCAGGCAAAAAG TACCATATGTCCTATGCTGACCAAGAACGCTACGAAAATGAAGAAAGGCCAGAGGTACAGAGGCAAATTCTCGCCGAAATCGCCAGGAAGTTGCCGGTGTACACAAGAACAGGGAATGGAG GTATTCGATTCTGTGATAGATGCCTGCTAATAAAACCCGATCGCTGTCACCATTGTTCCGTCTGTGCCAT ATGCGTGCTAAAAATGGATCATCACTGTCCGTG GGTGAATAACTGCATTGGATTTTCTAACTACAAATTCTTTCTACTGTTCTTAGCCTATTCTTTGTTGTATTGCTTGTATATTGCTGCAACAGTCTTCAAGTATTTCATTAAGTATTGGACA GGTGAGCTGACTAACGGACGTTCCAAATTTCAcgtccttttccttctctttgtggCGGTCATGTTCTTCGTAAGCCTTATGTTTCTGTTTGGCTACCATTGTTGGCTCGTTAGCAGAAACCGTTCTACTTTAG AGGCTTTCTCAGCTCCAGTGTTTCAAAATGGCCCAGATAAAAATGGATTCAATCTTGGCTTTGTAAAGAATCTTCAGCAAGtgtttggagaagaaaaaaagctctggTTACTACCTATCGCCTCTAG CCAGGGCGATgggcattttttccccatgagagCTTTGTGTGAAGCTCAGAATCCTCTCCTAGCAAACGAAGAGCAGTGGGAAGATGATGGGATAGATGAAGAGCCTCATG ATTCTGGTGAAGCTTCATCCCTTGCCATAGAACAGGAGACATAG